One segment of Pyricularia oryzae 70-15 chromosome 3, whole genome shotgun sequence DNA contains the following:
- a CDS encoding ATP-dependent RNA helicase fal-1 → MAEGSGIDRKAEERMEFTTSKEVTVHPTFESMALKESLLRGIYAYGYESPSAVQSRAIVQVCKGRDTIAQAQSGTGKTATFSISMLQVIDTAVRETQALVLSPTRELATQIQSVVMALGDYMNVQCHACIGGTNVGEDIRKLDYGQHIVSGTPGRVADMIRRRHLRTRHIKMLVLDEADELLNQGFREQIYDVYRYLPPATQVVVVSATLPYDVLDMTTKFMTDPVRILVKRDELTLEGLKQYFIAIEKEDWKFDTLCDLYDTLTITQAVIFCNTRRKVDWLTDKMREANFTVSSMHGDMPQKERDSIMQDFRQGNSRVLISTDVWARGIDVQQVSLVINYDLPSNRENYIHRIGRSGRFGRKGVAINFVTSEDVRILRDIELYYSTQIDEMPMNVADLIA, encoded by the exons ATGGCGGAAGGAAGTGGCATCGACCGCAAGGCGGAGGAGCGGATGGAGTTTACAACCTCCAAGGAGGTCACGGTCCATCCGACTTTCGAGTCGATGGCTCTGAAGG AGAGCCTCCTCCGTGGCATCTACGCGTACGGGTACGAGTCGCCTTCGGCGGTCCAGTCGCGCGCTATCGTTCAGGTCTGCAAGGGTCGTGATACCATTGCGCAGGCACAGTCCGGAACGGGAAAGACAGCCACATTTTCCATCAGCATGCTCCAGGTTATCGACACGGCCGTGCGTGAGACCCAAGCACTCGTCCTGTCGCCCACACGCGAGTTGGCGACACAAATTCAGAGCGTTGTCATGGCCCTGGGCGACTACATGAATGTGCAGTGCCACGCTTGTATCGGCGGCACCAACGTCGGCGAGGATATCCGCAAACTCGACTATGGTCAGCACATCGTCTCGGGTACACCAGGTCGCGTGGCTGACATGattcgccgccgccatctcCGCACCCGTCATATTAAGATGCTCGTTCTGGACGAGGCCGATGAGCTGTTGAACCAAGGATTCCGTGAGCAGATCTACGACGTCTACCGATACCTTCCACCCGCGACTCAGGTTGTGGTTGTTTCGGCTACGCTTCCGTACGATGTGCTGGACATGACCACCAAATTCATGACCGACCCCGTGAGGATCCTTGTCAAGCGTGACGAACTGACCCTCGAGGGTTTGAAGCAGTACTTCATCGCCATTGAGAAGGAAGACTGGAAGTTCGACACGCTCTGCGATCTTTACGATACACTCACCATCACACAAGCCGTCATTTTTTGCAACACGAGGCGCAAGGTTGACTGGCTTACGGACAAGATGCGCGAGGCCAACTTCACGGTCAGCAGCATGCATGGCGATATGCCTCAAAAGGAGCGTGACAGCATTATGCAGGACTTCAGGCAAGGAAACAGCCGAGTGTTGATATCTACCGATGTTTGGGCCCGAGGTATCGATGTCCAGCAGGTCAGTCTGGTTATCAATTACGACCTGCCGAGCAATCGTGAAAACTACATTCACCGCATCGGTCGTTCGGGAAGGTTTGGTCGCAAGGGTGTTGCCATCAACTTCGTTACTAGCGAGGACGTGCGAATCCTCAGAGACATCGAGT TGTATTACTCGACCCAGATCGACGAGATGCCGATGAACGTGGCTGATCTGATCGCATAA